In one Candidatus Bathyarchaeia archaeon genomic region, the following are encoded:
- a CDS encoding Zn-ribbon domain-containing OB-fold protein, with translation MSAPNYLREAPRRYRLEGARCKGCGAIHFPPKAICDRCGGRDLESEGLSGEGELVAYTIIRHPPKGFEDQAPYVIGIVQLKEGVRILSQIVDCDPTELREGMRLKVAIRRIKNDGGFIEYGYKFRPA, from the coding sequence TTGAGCGCTCCCAATTATCTAAGGGAGGCGCCGAGGAGATATAGGCTGGAGGGCGCGAGGTGCAAGGGCTGCGGCGCGATTCATTTCCCACCTAAGGCAATATGCGATCGCTGCGGCGGAAGGGATTTGGAGAGCGAGGGACTGAGCGGGGAGGGGGAGTTGGTAGCTTACACGATCATAAGGCATCCCCCAAAGGGCTTCGAAGATCAGGCTCCTTATGTGATCGGCATCGTCCAGCTCAAGGAGGGCGTCAGGATCTTGTCCCAAATAGTGGATTGCGATCCAACGGAGCTCAGGGAGGGGATGAGGTTGAAGGTGGCGATCAGGAGGATCAAGAATGATGGAGGGTTCATCGAATATGGATACAAATTCAGGCCCGCTTGA